In a genomic window of Candidatus Thiothrix sulfatifontis:
- a CDS encoding YeaH/YhbH family protein — MAYIVDRRLNSKNKSLVNRERFLKRYQKQIRRAVSDAVSRRNITDMEQGESITIPKRDISEPVFRHGQGGKRSIVHTGNKEFVEGDRIQRPPGGAGGGSGSGQASADGEGMEDFVFQISQEEFLEYLFEDLALPNMVKRQLLSSDSFDYHRAGVSEVGNPAQINVVRSMRSAHARRIALRGKERRRRREILAELALLEQANTSAETTTQQSLLQAELARLNVKIHAIPWLDDFDLKYNLRVKIPRPSPKAVMFCVMDVSGSMTQDIKDTAKRFFFLLYLFLKKNYEKIEVVFIRHHTQAQEVDENTFFYARETGGTVVSSALNMMGEIIEERYAPSQWNIYVAQASDGDNWHEDNQRCHDALIKDILPFVQYYTYIEIGDRDPQGLWYLYEHLQRDFMDRFAIQRVRNNAEIYPVFRELFRKHAGEEVD; from the coding sequence ATGGCCTATATTGTTGATCGTCGGTTAAACAGCAAGAACAAAAGTCTGGTGAATCGGGAGCGCTTTTTAAAGCGTTACCAGAAGCAGATTCGCCGCGCTGTGTCGGATGCGGTGAGCCGTCGCAACATCACGGATATGGAACAAGGGGAGAGTATTACGATCCCCAAGCGTGATATTTCTGAGCCGGTGTTTCGGCACGGGCAGGGCGGCAAGCGCAGCATTGTGCATACCGGCAATAAGGAGTTTGTGGAAGGCGACCGTATCCAGCGTCCACCCGGTGGTGCTGGCGGCGGCAGCGGTTCAGGGCAAGCGTCCGCTGACGGCGAGGGCATGGAAGACTTTGTATTCCAGATTTCGCAGGAAGAATTTCTCGAATACTTGTTTGAAGACCTCGCCTTGCCCAATATGGTGAAACGTCAGTTGTTGAGCAGCGATTCGTTTGATTATCACCGCGCTGGGGTTAGTGAAGTCGGCAATCCGGCGCAAATTAACGTGGTGCGTTCGATGCGCAGTGCTCATGCGCGGCGCATCGCACTGCGAGGCAAAGAGCGGCGGCGGCGGCGTGAAATTTTGGCTGAGCTGGCATTATTGGAGCAGGCCAATACTTCTGCTGAAACTACCACGCAACAGTCGTTATTGCAGGCTGAATTAGCACGCTTGAATGTGAAGATTCACGCAATTCCTTGGTTAGATGATTTTGACCTGAAATACAACCTTCGAGTTAAGATACCCAGACCATCGCCTAAGGCCGTGATGTTTTGTGTGATGGACGTATCGGGTTCGATGACACAGGATATTAAGGACACGGCAAAACGTTTCTTTTTCTTGCTGTATTTATTCTTGAAAAAGAATTACGAAAAGATCGAAGTGGTGTTTATTCGTCACCATACGCAAGCGCAGGAAGTGGATGAAAACACTTTTTTCTACGCCCGCGAAACCGGCGGCACAGTGGTGTCCAGCGCCTTGAATATGATGGGCGAGATCATTGAAGAACGTTATGCACCCAGCCAATGGAATATCTACGTTGCGCAAGCGTCTGACGGGGATAACTGGCACGAAGATAATCAACGCTGTCACGATGCCTTGATCAAGGATATTTTGCCATTCGTGCAGTATTACACCTATATCGAAATTGGCGACCGTGATCCGCAAGGCTTGTGGTATTTGTACGAGCACTTGCAGCGTGATTTTATGGATCGGTTTGCGATCCAACGGGTGCGCAATAACGCTGAAATTTACCCAGTATTCCGTGAGTTGTTCCGCAAACACGCGGGTGAGGAGGTTGATTGA
- a CDS encoding SpoVR family protein, whose amino-acid sequence MTDRYISTSSEWTFATIEAYEREIARIARDKFKLDTYPNQIEMIRSDQMMDAYASIGMPVFYNHWSYGKHFVNVEQNYSRGRMGLAYEIVINSNPCIAYLMEENTMTMQALVIAHACYGHNSFFKGNYLFRTWTDAEAIIDYLMFAKKYISECEERHGVEQVETLLDSCHALMNYGVDRYKRPAPISAAEEQNRQKERELYIQQHLNDLWRTLPHRGRERDEEKVVRNFPQDPQENLLYFIEKNSPSLEIWQREIIRIVRKVAQYFYPQRQTQVMNEGWATFWHYTILNEMYDEGLVNDGFMMEFLTSHTNVVMQPGFDSQYYSGINPYALGFAMMSDIRRICEHPTDEDRQWFPDIAGSDWLSTLDNVMRNYRDESFILQFLSPKVIRDFHLFALEDDDRKNTIDVAAIHNDEGYRRVREMLSLQYNLSQQEPDIQIYKVNVRGDRSLTLQHVLNDRRPLNNDVNEMLRHVHQLWGYDVNLHSVEPDGRTVRSFHLVGEHH is encoded by the coding sequence ATGACTGACCGCTATATTTCCACCAGTTCAGAATGGACATTCGCGACCATCGAAGCCTATGAGCGTGAAATTGCTCGCATTGCCCGCGATAAATTCAAACTGGATACGTACCCGAATCAGATTGAAATGATCCGCTCGGATCAGATGATGGATGCGTATGCGTCTATCGGGATGCCGGTTTTCTACAACCATTGGTCGTATGGCAAGCATTTTGTCAATGTGGAGCAAAACTACAGCCGGGGGCGCATGGGCTTGGCGTATGAAATCGTCATTAATTCCAACCCGTGTATTGCGTATTTAATGGAAGAAAATACCATGACGATGCAGGCGCTGGTAATTGCGCACGCTTGTTATGGGCATAATTCTTTTTTCAAAGGCAATTATTTGTTCCGCACTTGGACGGATGCGGAAGCGATCATCGACTACCTGATGTTCGCGAAAAAATACATCAGTGAGTGCGAAGAGCGCCACGGTGTGGAGCAGGTCGAGACATTGTTGGATTCTTGCCATGCACTGATGAATTACGGGGTAGACCGTTACAAACGTCCCGCGCCGATTTCCGCAGCAGAAGAGCAAAACCGCCAAAAAGAACGTGAGTTGTATATTCAGCAGCACCTCAATGATTTGTGGCGCACCTTGCCGCATCGCGGGCGGGAACGCGATGAAGAGAAAGTAGTCAGGAATTTCCCACAAGACCCGCAAGAAAATCTACTGTATTTCATTGAGAAAAATTCGCCATCGCTGGAAATTTGGCAACGTGAAATTATCCGTATCGTGCGCAAAGTGGCGCAATATTTCTACCCACAACGCCAAACGCAAGTGATGAATGAGGGGTGGGCGACCTTTTGGCATTACACCATTCTGAATGAAATGTATGACGAAGGGCTGGTAAACGACGGTTTCATGATGGAATTTTTGACGTCACACACCAATGTAGTGATGCAACCCGGTTTTGATAGCCAGTATTACAGTGGGATTAATCCTTACGCGCTGGGTTTTGCGATGATGAGCGATATTCGACGCATTTGTGAACACCCGACGGACGAAGATAGGCAGTGGTTCCCTGATATTGCAGGCAGTGATTGGCTCAGCACTTTGGATAATGTGATGCGCAATTACCGTGATGAAAGCTTTATCTTACAATTTTTATCGCCGAAAGTGATTCGGGATTTTCACTTGTTTGCATTGGAGGATGACGACCGCAAAAATACCATTGATGTGGCAGCGATTCATAACGATGAAGGTTATCGGCGGGTGCGAGAAATGTTATCCCTGCAATATAACCTGAGTCAGCAAGAGCCGGATATTCAAATTTACAAAGTGAATGTACGCGGCGACCGTTCGCTGACTTTGCAGCACGTGTTGAACGACCGTCGCCCCTTGAATAATGACGTGAACGAAATGTTACGCCATGTGCATCAGTTGTGGGGTTATGATGTCAATTTGCACTCAGTAGAACCCGATGGACGTACCGTGCGCAGTTTTCACTTGGTCGGCGAACACCATTAA
- a CDS encoding response regulator, translated as MNYEPTVFIVDDDPAVRDSLRWLLESMRLKVATFGSAEDFLKFYTMHMIGCLILDVRMPGMSGLQLQQFLTKQKYALPILFITGHGDIPMAVRAMQAGAMYFLEKPFEDQVLLDYVHEALTLDVENQQSRIRLTMIQARIANLTEREREVMELVIDNNSNKEIATKLGVSIKTVEFHRSHMMDKMHATSLIELVNMAREASDNEKI; from the coding sequence ATGAATTATGAACCTACCGTATTTATCGTTGATGATGACCCCGCTGTGCGTGATTCCCTACGCTGGTTATTGGAGTCAATGCGTTTAAAAGTGGCGACATTCGGTTCAGCCGAAGATTTTCTCAAGTTTTATACCATGCACATGATCGGTTGTCTAATTTTAGATGTGCGGATGCCTGGCATGAGTGGCTTGCAACTACAGCAATTTTTGACCAAACAAAAATACGCGCTGCCCATTTTATTTATTACCGGTCATGGCGACATTCCGATGGCAGTACGCGCCATGCAAGCCGGAGCCATGTATTTCTTGGAAAAGCCGTTTGAAGATCAGGTATTGCTGGATTATGTACACGAAGCTTTGACGTTGGATGTTGAAAATCAACAATCCCGCATTCGTTTGACCATGATCCAAGCGCGTATTGCTAACCTGACCGAACGTGAACGCGAAGTCATGGAATTAGTGATAGACAACAATTCCAACAAAGAAATTGCCACCAAACTGGGCGTTAGCATTAAAACGGTTGAATTTCACCGCAGCCACATGATGGATAAAATGCACGCCACGTCACTGATTGAGTTGGTGAACATGGCACGCGAAGCCAGCGACAACGAAAAAATTTAG
- a CDS encoding ATP-binding protein, with product MLNDIDSENVNKKEDDNRTIIVGIGASAGGLEALRALVPNLPIDDRVVYILAQHLDPKHSSMMVPILARETKLPIAELQHNQSIQTGMFYIIPPGMDAFYASGRFHLEKATGIGPKPSVDRLFASLAENHGRHSVGIILSGTGTDGTHGIRAIKAEGGITIAQLESTARFDSMPHSAIGTGHVDLALPPEDIAQQIHDMLAQPDISFLFTSKPEPSEDEIQEILRMLLDQTGTDFRDYKRNTLLRRIERRMTVHKCKQLSEYAAYLKQKPEELYELHNDILISVTSFFRDTDAYQALRRVIEDVVPEGGHEIRVWVAGCATGEEAYSIAIMLSEYLGNRIARYKIQIFGTDLYDGVLTIARQARYSKASVAGIDQRILDKYFIQKDGEYQLTQTIRNMVLFARHDLVRDPPFSHLNLVSCRNVLIYFNQTLQRNVLESFHYGLEPDGIMFLGKSETIGGSDRLFVTVDRKSRIYRRRSDVKGHLPYLLQNRSLREQRNQQYSNNLRDKPRAKLQDSIDKLLVNIYQPACIMLDDRQEIVYVRGNVDPYLGFAEGRAALGVLDLIRTELRQDLRGLIYKARRTDETISSRRINFTLNGEPVRVVMRTRHFPAGKLTETEVSVVIFEVLPANDYPVTPEQEAISVSDALRIKELEEELREVRESLQTTIEELETSNEELQSTYEEAQSTNEELYTSSEELQTSNEELQSTNEELRTVNQEVSVKSSELEAANLQLKNTNELLMHEIEERKWAEARLEIERAKLDTIFQSQPNWINICALDGTIQEVNPAGPLIMEAKNPEQLIGHSLKDFVFPEYQADVDACITQISQTGEFHAREVKVNTFKGNIRWLEIRPVLIHLDNDELRIMSIIVDHTDRMIAQQLLADRQQELAHIMRLNTLGEMASGIAHELNQPLSAIANYIRGCELRMKSDECSMKDIADVIQLVSTQVRRAGEILRYAKDFTRKDQDVEWQEHDINQIIEETLHLLDTTEQFKQVRLSKVLYPNLHWVNVNKIQIEQVLVNMILNALDAMEEYSPESMGRLHIVSEPVGTQAVRVSVIDEGTGLPEDFASKIFRPFYTSKKSGMGMGLPISSSIIEAHGGKLEAFNNTTKGATFSFTLPLTGTNRK from the coding sequence ATGCTCAACGATATTGACAGCGAAAACGTCAACAAAAAAGAAGATGACAATCGCACCATCATCGTTGGCATTGGCGCATCCGCAGGCGGCCTAGAAGCATTAAGGGCCTTAGTTCCCAATCTTCCAATTGATGACCGCGTTGTCTATATTTTAGCGCAACATTTAGACCCCAAGCACAGCAGCATGATGGTGCCCATTCTGGCACGCGAGACCAAACTGCCAATTGCCGAATTACAACACAACCAGTCCATTCAAACCGGGATGTTCTATATTATTCCGCCTGGAATGGATGCTTTTTATGCCAGTGGACGTTTTCATTTGGAAAAAGCCACGGGTATTGGCCCCAAACCTTCTGTCGACCGGCTGTTTGCGTCGTTAGCAGAAAATCATGGCAGGCATTCGGTTGGCATTATATTGTCTGGAACAGGTACCGACGGCACACACGGCATTCGTGCGATCAAGGCAGAAGGCGGGATTACCATTGCGCAGCTCGAATCCACCGCGCGTTTCGACAGTATGCCGCATTCTGCTATTGGCACGGGTCACGTTGACCTTGCCTTGCCTCCTGAAGATATTGCCCAGCAAATTCACGATATGCTGGCACAACCGGATATTTCGTTTTTATTTACCAGCAAACCTGAACCGAGTGAAGATGAGATTCAGGAAATCCTGAGAATGCTGCTCGATCAAACGGGTACGGATTTTCGCGATTACAAACGCAATACCTTGCTACGCCGCATTGAACGCCGCATGACGGTGCACAAATGCAAACAGTTGAGCGAATACGCTGCTTACCTGAAACAAAAGCCCGAAGAATTATACGAACTGCACAATGATATTCTCATTTCAGTGACCAGCTTTTTCCGCGATACGGATGCTTATCAAGCACTGCGGCGCGTGATTGAAGACGTGGTACCTGAAGGTGGGCATGAAATCCGCGTATGGGTAGCCGGTTGTGCCACGGGTGAAGAAGCTTATTCGATTGCTATTATGCTGTCCGAGTACCTCGGCAATCGCATTGCACGCTACAAAATACAAATTTTTGGCACAGATTTATACGATGGCGTCTTAACCATTGCACGGCAGGCGCGTTATTCCAAAGCTTCGGTAGCCGGGATTGATCAACGTATTCTCGACAAATATTTCATTCAAAAAGACGGTGAATACCAATTGACGCAAACCATTCGCAATATGGTATTGTTTGCGCGGCATGATTTGGTACGCGACCCGCCCTTCTCACATTTGAATTTAGTATCCTGCCGCAATGTGTTGATTTACTTCAATCAGACCTTGCAACGCAATGTATTGGAGTCTTTTCATTACGGTTTAGAGCCTGATGGCATTATGTTTCTCGGCAAATCTGAAACCATTGGCGGCAGTGATCGCTTATTTGTAACCGTAGACCGTAAATCACGCATTTATCGCCGTCGCAGTGACGTAAAGGGTCACTTACCCTATTTATTGCAAAATCGTTCACTGCGCGAACAACGCAACCAACAATACAGCAATAATCTGCGTGATAAACCCCGCGCTAAACTGCAAGACTCCATCGACAAGCTGTTAGTCAATATTTACCAACCGGCTTGTATCATGCTCGATGACCGCCAAGAAATCGTGTACGTGCGCGGCAATGTTGACCCTTATTTGGGTTTTGCGGAAGGGCGTGCCGCATTGGGAGTATTGGATTTAATTCGCACTGAATTACGTCAAGATTTACGGGGTTTGATTTACAAAGCACGGCGTACCGACGAAACCATCAGCAGCCGCCGCATTAATTTCACACTCAACGGTGAGCCTGTGCGTGTGGTAATGCGTACCCGCCACTTTCCTGCGGGCAAACTCACTGAAACCGAAGTTAGCGTGGTTATTTTTGAAGTGCTGCCCGCTAACGATTACCCTGTCACGCCAGAGCAAGAGGCGATCAGTGTCAGTGATGCGCTACGAATCAAAGAATTGGAAGAGGAATTGCGTGAAGTTCGTGAAAGTTTGCAGACCACGATTGAAGAGCTAGAAACGTCCAACGAAGAGCTGCAATCCACCTACGAAGAAGCCCAATCCACTAACGAAGAACTTTATACCTCCAGTGAAGAGTTGCAGACCTCTAATGAGGAACTGCAATCCACCAATGAAGAACTGCGCACAGTCAACCAAGAAGTTAGCGTCAAAAGCAGTGAACTCGAAGCGGCTAATTTGCAATTAAAAAACACCAATGAACTGTTAATGCACGAAATTGAAGAACGCAAATGGGCTGAAGCTCGCTTGGAAATCGAACGCGCTAAGCTGGATACTATTTTCCAGAGCCAACCCAATTGGATTAACATTTGTGCATTGGATGGTACCATTCAAGAGGTGAACCCGGCGGGACCACTGATTATGGAGGCTAAAAATCCAGAACAGTTGATTGGACATTCGCTTAAGGATTTCGTTTTCCCTGAATACCAAGCGGATGTGGATGCTTGCATCACCCAAATCAGTCAAACGGGCGAATTTCATGCGCGTGAAGTGAAAGTAAACACCTTCAAAGGCAATATTCGTTGGCTGGAAATACGCCCTGTCTTGATTCATCTGGATAACGATGAACTGCGGATTATGTCGATAATTGTTGACCATACCGACCGTATGATTGCCCAGCAATTGCTGGCTGACCGTCAACAGGAACTTGCACACATTATGCGTTTGAACACCTTAGGCGAAATGGCGTCGGGTATTGCGCATGAGCTTAACCAACCCTTGTCAGCGATTGCGAATTACATTCGTGGCTGTGAATTACGCATGAAAAGCGACGAATGCAGCATGAAAGACATTGCCGATGTTATCCAGTTGGTTAGCACACAAGTACGACGCGCTGGCGAAATCTTACGCTATGCCAAGGATTTTACCCGCAAAGATCAGGATGTCGAATGGCAGGAGCACGACATTAACCAAATCATCGAAGAAACCTTGCACCTTTTGGATACCACAGAGCAGTTTAAACAAGTTAGATTAAGCAAAGTGCTCTACCCCAATTTACACTGGGTGAATGTGAATAAAATCCAAATAGAGCAAGTATTGGTGAATATGATTTTGAACGCACTGGACGCAATGGAAGAATATTCTCCAGAATCCATGGGTAGACTGCACATTGTTAGCGAACCTGTTGGTACTCAAGCGGTGCGAGTTTCGGTGATCGACGAAGGCACTGGCCTACCCGAAGACTTTGCTAGTAAAATTTTTCGACCTTTTTATACCAGTAAAAAAAGTGGCATGGGCATGGGATTACCCATCAGCAGTTCCATCATTGAAGCTCACGGTGGTAAGCTTGAAGCTTTTAACAATACCACTAAAGGCGCTACTTTTAGTTTCACTTTACCGCTAACAGGAACTAACCGTAAATGA
- a CDS encoding DUF4124 domain-containing protein: protein MPVILMTAALVVTDAAAEMYKWTDKNGETHYTQTPPPPEAKGENIEDEIRLSTGKLGNTIPTAPEEAPKDELAEARQEGEKSDQKHREFCAQQTDALQKMTANAIIKWKDAKGERFLTAAEKASKTQEVQKNIDSLCKPEMFNKTDKSSNQTKESTDTPPSDATQTTPEVSQNTDTSNAGDSTANSGNAATNQAATAMLPATD from the coding sequence ATGCCAGTTATACTAATGACAGCCGCGCTGGTAGTGACTGATGCAGCCGCTGAAATGTACAAATGGACCGATAAAAACGGTGAAACACATTATACCCAAACGCCACCGCCACCTGAGGCCAAAGGTGAAAACATTGAAGATGAAATTCGCCTATCGACTGGTAAATTAGGTAACACCATTCCCACTGCCCCAGAAGAAGCCCCTAAAGACGAATTGGCTGAAGCGCGTCAAGAAGGTGAGAAAAGCGATCAGAAACACCGGGAATTCTGTGCCCAACAAACCGACGCCCTGCAAAAAATGACAGCAAACGCTATCATCAAGTGGAAAGATGCCAAAGGCGAACGCTTCCTAACCGCCGCAGAGAAAGCAAGCAAAACACAAGAAGTCCAAAAAAATATCGACAGCTTGTGCAAGCCAGAGATGTTCAATAAAACGGATAAATCCAGCAATCAAACCAAAGAATCCACTGATACGCCGCCAAGCGATGCGACTCAAACCACTCCAGAAGTCAGCCAAAATACTGACACATCAAACGCCGGTGATAGCACCGCGAATTCAGGCAACGCTGCCACCAATCAGGCTGCCACGGCAATGCTACCGGCAACCGATTGA